One Sodalis praecaptivus DNA segment encodes these proteins:
- the yiaK gene encoding 3-dehydro-L-gulonate 2-dehydrogenase, whose product MTRIAFEALQSTIEQAFLRAGLSAEQAALCAKIHTQTSCDGIPSHGLNRVARFVDYVKKGWVAVDAVPERVKSLSVMEVWDGQRGPGIPNAILAIDRAIELARDNGVGMVAMRNTTHWMRGGTYGWRAATQGMAAICWTNTESCMPAWGGKNPRLGNNPFVMAVPGKAGPLVLDMAMSQYSYGKLQVTRLKGEKLPYAGGFTAEGQLTDDPAPIEASMRILPAGYWKGSGLAILLDAMAALLSAGKCTAEIDTIEQGSCTGASQIFMVFDPAQIGGQALSEQITARVQAYVNGSDKAEGFSEVTWPGQRQRLTREQNLQQGIPVDEGVWKEVQKLAAG is encoded by the coding sequence ATGACCCGAATAGCATTTGAGGCACTACAATCGACCATTGAACAGGCTTTTTTGCGGGCCGGTTTGTCGGCCGAACAGGCCGCTCTGTGTGCCAAAATACATACACAAACCAGCTGCGATGGTATTCCTTCCCACGGCCTTAATCGCGTGGCGCGCTTCGTGGACTATGTGAAAAAAGGCTGGGTAGCGGTCGACGCCGTGCCCGAGCGGGTAAAAAGTTTATCGGTGATGGAAGTCTGGGACGGCCAGCGCGGCCCTGGTATTCCAAATGCTATCCTGGCTATCGACAGGGCCATTGAACTGGCGCGGGATAACGGCGTTGGTATGGTCGCGATGCGCAATACCACGCACTGGATGCGCGGCGGCACCTACGGCTGGCGTGCGGCAACGCAGGGCATGGCCGCGATTTGCTGGACCAATACTGAATCCTGTATGCCCGCCTGGGGCGGTAAAAACCCCCGTTTAGGCAATAATCCCTTTGTGATGGCGGTGCCGGGCAAAGCCGGCCCATTGGTGTTGGATATGGCGATGTCGCAGTATTCCTACGGCAAACTACAGGTAACACGCTTAAAGGGCGAAAAGTTACCCTACGCCGGTGGGTTTACGGCCGAGGGCCAGTTGACGGACGATCCCGCGCCGATTGAGGCATCCATGCGTATTTTGCCCGCCGGTTACTGGAAAGGCTCCGGCTTGGCCATACTACTCGATGCTATGGCGGCGTTACTTTCCGCGGGCAAATGTACGGCGGAAATTGACACCATAGAGCAGGGCAGTTGCACCGGCGCCAGCCAAATTTTCATGGTGTTTGACCCGGCCCAGATTGGCGGCCAGGCGCTCTCTGAGCAAATCACCGCACGCGTGCAGGCGTATGTCAACGGCTCCGACAAAGCAGAAGGCTTCAGCGAGGTTACCTGGCCAGGACAGCGGCAACGCTTGACCCGCGAACAGAATCTACAACAGGGCATCCCCGTAGACGAAGGGGTATGGAAGGAGGTGCAAAAACTCGCGGCCGGATGA
- a CDS encoding MFS transporter: protein MINRDEEKPIRLKNMLAYGGGDVFGGGSFTVLGLWLMYFYTTYGGLSPAEAGAVIATARLLDAFFDPLMGYVTDNFWRNRLGQRFGRRGFFFLIGAPLVFISYIIMWASDMGFGYYLATYILFYACYTLVIVPYETLAAEMTHDFHVRSRLTGVRMFFSMGAGILAAWLPGGIIAFLGKDASSSFLYMAIIFGTLFAVVILGLYFFTWERPIAVPEKPAPVEFKRDMKALFRSLLSTFNVRTFRQHVGMYLGAYVALDVLGAVMAYYIIFVLGHNTVDAANSMTFMSVVQFFCIAAWIPLCIKIGNGPAYKLAQYFMLASVALFVSFYAFDIPTALWMVWGAAIVMGMGRSGTQYVCWNIYSFIPDVDEMLTGKRREGIFAGVMTFVRKAVQAVALFIVGMVLQTYHFAGKGATTQPPEAIHGIALVFGIGAVIFLAVGLLSARRFRLNQHNHALLIAEIQRRRAGGGAADASVQTRQVAETLTGWPWASLWGNNDIMRRIDPRAADLNQEGTTRHDPNSI from the coding sequence ATGATAAATCGGGATGAAGAAAAGCCGATAAGGCTTAAAAATATGCTCGCCTATGGTGGCGGGGATGTCTTCGGGGGCGGCAGTTTTACCGTCCTCGGCCTCTGGTTAATGTACTTTTATACCACCTACGGCGGGCTTAGCCCAGCAGAGGCGGGAGCCGTTATTGCGACGGCGCGTTTGCTTGATGCCTTTTTCGATCCGCTCATGGGGTATGTTACCGACAATTTTTGGCGAAATCGGTTGGGCCAACGCTTCGGCCGCCGCGGATTTTTCTTTCTCATTGGCGCACCGCTGGTGTTTATCAGCTATATCATCATGTGGGCCAGCGATATGGGCTTCGGCTACTATTTAGCCACCTACATTCTTTTCTACGCCTGCTATACCTTGGTCATCGTTCCCTATGAAACCCTCGCGGCGGAAATGACGCATGATTTTCACGTCCGCTCGCGCCTGACCGGTGTACGCATGTTCTTTTCGATGGGTGCCGGTATTCTGGCGGCCTGGCTGCCGGGGGGAATCATTGCTTTCCTCGGGAAAGACGCCTCCTCGTCCTTTTTATATATGGCGATCATCTTTGGTACCTTATTCGCCGTGGTCATTCTCGGGCTCTATTTTTTCACCTGGGAACGTCCTATTGCCGTCCCGGAGAAACCCGCGCCGGTGGAGTTCAAACGCGATATGAAAGCGTTGTTCCGCTCGCTTTTGTCCACCTTTAATGTCAGAACCTTCCGCCAGCATGTCGGCATGTATCTTGGAGCTTATGTGGCGCTGGATGTGCTGGGTGCGGTCATGGCGTATTACATTATCTTTGTGCTGGGCCACAATACGGTGGATGCCGCCAACAGCATGACGTTCATGTCGGTGGTGCAGTTTTTTTGTATCGCCGCCTGGATCCCGCTTTGCATTAAAATCGGCAACGGGCCCGCTTATAAACTGGCGCAATATTTTATGCTGGCAAGCGTCGCGCTGTTCGTCAGTTTTTATGCTTTTGATATTCCCACGGCGTTGTGGATGGTTTGGGGCGCCGCCATCGTCATGGGGATGGGCCGTTCCGGTACGCAATATGTTTGCTGGAATATTTACAGCTTCATTCCCGATGTGGATGAAATGCTGACGGGCAAGCGCCGGGAGGGCATTTTTGCCGGCGTCATGACGTTCGTACGTAAGGCGGTGCAGGCCGTTGCGCTCTTTATCGTCGGGATGGTTCTCCAGACTTACCATTTCGCAGGCAAGGGCGCGACAACGCAGCCGCCGGAAGCGATTCATGGTATTGCGCTGGTCTTCGGCATTGGCGCCGTCATTTTCCTTGCCGTAGGCTTGTTAAGCGCGCGTCGCTTTCGTCTAAATCAGCATAACCACGCGCTGCTGATTGCGGAAATCCAGCGCCGGCGCGCCGGCGGCGGCGCGGCTGACGCATCGGTGCAAACGCGTCAGGTAGCAGAGACATTGACAGGGTGGCCATGGGCAAGCCTGTGGGGAAATAACGATATCATGCGCCGCATCGACCCTCGCGCCGCCGATTTAAACCAAGAAGGAACCACTCGACATGACCCGAATAGCATTTGA